In Runella sp. SP2, the genomic window GGAAATGACCTTCAGCGTCATCTGGGACGGTATTCGTGCCTAGTATTTTTTATTCAAAATGAAAGTACGGTTTAGTCCAAATCGTATTTTTTTGAGACTTTTAATGAATATTAATTCATAAAAATAAACAAACCAATGAAAAAGACCATATTAATCACAGGAGCTTCTTCAGGAATTGGAAAAGCCACTGTACAGTATTTTGCCCAACAAGGCTGGAACGTAGCTGCCACTATGCGTAGCCCTCAAAAGGAAACCGAACTCACTAAGTTACCCAATGTCCGATTGTATGCTCTTGATGTTACCAATACCGCGAGTATTCAACAAGCCCTCAAAGGAGCTATCGCCGATTTTGGTGGAATTGATGTTATCGTAAACAATGCAGGGTACGGAGCGGTAGGAATTTTTGAAAAATCGACGCCCGAACAGGTGCAAAAACAGTTTGATACCAATGTGTTCGGGGTTATGAATGTCGTTCGGGAGATTTTACCCTATTTCCGAAAAAAACGGGCTGGAACTATCATCAACGTCACCTCTATGGGTGGGCGAATTACGTTCCCGATTTACAGCGTTTATCACGGCACCAAATGGGCCATTGAAGGGTGGGCCGAAGCCTTGCAATATGAGCTTCGCCCGTTTAATATCCGAGTAAAAAATGTTGAACCTGGCGCTATCAAAACTGAGTTTTTAGAAACGTCTATGGTCTTGTTTGACCAAAAAGGATTTGACGAATATGATACCTACGAAAAAGTTACGTTTAAGAATGGTGCCGACGCCTATGTCAACGCTCCAGGCCCAGAGACAGTTGCTAAGACGATTTTTAAAGCCGCCAACGACTCATCATACAAACTTCGCTATCCTTCTAGTAATCAATCCTCTATGCTACTTTTCTTGCGATGGTTGCTTCCCACAAGTGCCTTCAATGGTATTGTAAGAGTGATTGTTGAGAAGGGGTTTAAATAAAATAGTCATGTGCAGAGGGCAAAGCTACCTCAAAATAACCCTTCTTTATAAATGTAAACAAAAAGTGTTAATTTGAGCAAAAACCGAAGCCCTTTGCCTCTATGCTTTTGTACACCTTTTTAAAATGTATCCTTAAAGTCGCTCTTAGAATATTTTTTCGACGGTTTCAGGTGGATGGACTTGATAAGTTGCATCGGGCGAAAGGGCCACTTATTTTGGCCGTAAACCACCCAAACACCTTCATGGATCCGCTCATTATCGCTACGTTGGTGCGGCAACGGGTCGCCTTTATTGCCAATGGCAGCATCTTCAATCGGTTTACGACCCCCATTTTTAGGTACTTTCATGTCATACCTGTGTATCGAAAAAAGGACACAGCGACCAGCACACTTTCGCCCGCCGAACTCAACAAGCGAACTTTTCAGCGCTGTTATGATTATTTAGAAACCAAAGGAACTATTTTGATTTTTCCCGAGGGAACAAGCGAAATTGAGCGACGTTTGAGAGAGATAAAAACAGGAACGGCCCGCATTGCCCTTGGTGCTGAGGCTGAACACGGGTTTAATTTAGGGGTTCAAATTTTACCCATCGGTCTCAATTATTCTGACCCAACGCACTTTCGGTCGGAGGTTTTTGTCAACGTAGGAGAGCCCATTCACGTTCGTGATTTTAAGGAAAGTTACCGTCCCGATTCGTTTGAAGCCGTTGAAACCCTGACCGATTTGATTCAGCAACGACTTACAGAAACCGTCATTATCACCGAAGATGCCGAAGAGGATAGCTTGGTATTGCAGGTAGAAAAACTGTACAAAAACCAGCTTTTTGATGAACTTCAACTCAACCAAAAAGTAAAAAAAGACGAATTTGGGCTCATTAAACAGCTGATTACCGCTGTTCGATTTTTTGAAACACAGCATCCTGACAGGCTAAAATCACTGCAAGTGAGAATGACAAATTATTTAGAATCACTTCAAAAACTTCACCTTTCTGACCGAATTTTCACCCAAACCAAACGACTGTATAACCACCTGAGCAGCACACTTTTAACGCTTTTACTTGGCCTTCCTTTGTATTTAATTGGCCTCATTACCAACTATATACCCTATATTTTACCTTCAAAGATTGCACGCCTGATTTCGTCAGACATTAGCTATCGCGCCCCAATCATGATGACCGTTGGGATTTTACTTTTCCCGATTTTTTATAGTTTTGAAGCATTTATTGTCCACTCCCTATTTCAGCAGCGCTGGGTTACCCTCGTTTTTGTCGTATCGCTACCTCTCCTTGGTTATTTTGTGCTTTGGTATTGGGATCGTCTTACTCGACTTACTCACCTTTGGCAAGCCCTTCGATTGTTTCGACAAAAGCCCAGTTTAATGGAGTCGCTCACGAGTGAACGTGCTAAAATCTTTAAGGCATTGGAAGAAGCCAAAACACTCTATTTAACTACCATTAAACGCTAAACCAAATGAAGAGAAGAAATATCCTAAAAAGCGGAATGGCACTCCTAAGCGTGTCAAGATTGAAAGTTCCGAACATCGCTTCCGAGCAAAATCGGGGCAGTTTTGCGCTCGATGGAAACGTAGTGCGCTTTTACCACTCAGCCATCAAAGAACGTTTTAACATAACGATGCTGGCGGATACGCACTTGTTTAAAGACGATGAGCGCGGCGTTCCTTTTCAGCAATTCAGCGGAAGAATGGCCAAAGCCTACAACCAAACCATTCATTTTCAAACAGGAACACCTACAAACCCAGAGGAGAGCTTTCGGAAAACGCTTGAAATAGCCAAACAAGATCAATCCAAATTGGTCGCTTTAATTGGTGACATTTTCAGTTTTCCTTCGGAGGCTGCCGTAGAATGGGTGGCGTCTCAGCTAAAGGAAGCGCAACTTCCCCACCTCTACGTGACAGGAAACCACGATTGGCATTACGAAGGTATGGAAGGCTCAAGTCATTCGTTGAGAGATATTTGGATACAAAAAAGACTTCGACCAATGTACCAAAATAACCATCCTTTGATGAGCACTCGCGAAATCAATGGCATCCGATTTCTGGCACTTGATAATTCTACGTACCAAATTACCCCTGAACAGTTGGCTTTTTTTCGAAAAGAGGTTGTTACCCAACAACCAATTGTACTCATGGTTCACATCCCACTTTATGCCCCCGAACGCTCTTTAGGATTTGGCTGCGGGCACCCAAAATGGAACGCCCAAAACGACAAGAATTACCAACTCGAACGCCGCGAGCGCTGGCCTGAAACGGGTCATTCTCAGACTACCTTGCAATTCCACAAAGAAGTGTTCTCTTGTCCCAATTTGCTTGGTATTTTGGCAGGACATACGCACAAGCCAACCCTCGACATTGTGAATGGCATTCCTCAAGTCATCACTCCGCCCAATGCAGCGGGTGGGTATTTGAAGGTGGAGTTGGTTCCAATGAGCTGATGTTCGATTATTATAAACCCCGACTTTTAGTATATTTTTATTAAACTAAAATGAGAACCATTAGCATTAGGAGACATCCCCCCTGTGTAATTATGGGCTATTTTCAGTTGAATTATATCCCCAGAGTTCAAGTAGATAAAATCCGATGTTTGTGAAGTAGAATTTGTAGCTGAAGACAAATTTGTAAAAGAATTTAGTCTAAAAATAGTGTTATTTTTAAAAATATAGATTGTCAAGAAATAATTTACAGGATTTGAGTCGAATGTACCTGCTGTAAATGTGGCAGAAAATTGGTAAACACCACTTTTATCAACTTGATACGAATTATTTGTCAATGTACCATTTCCATATTTAAAGCTTGGACTGTTTAAATAGGCAACAGAAGGTGAATTAGGGTATGTACAACAATTGTTGTAGGAACCAATCGAACTTGAAAAACCTTCTTGAGAAACGGTCTGTAACTGCTTCCAGCTTGTTCCATCGTAAGTAAACAAGGCATTTTCAGGAAGTTTAAAAACAAAACTACCAGTTGAACTGGTTGGAAATGTAGTAACAGTTGGCACAACAATTTCATTTGGCTTAATTTGTACACTTTGGCAAAAAGCAGCCTTAAAAGCAAAAAAGAAGAGAAGAGTTGTTATGACTCTCATTTCGGTGTTTTTTTATAGTTAAAATTACTTAAATTTTCACAAAAATATCAATATTTTGAAATTACACAAAAATAAGCCATTTTTGAATACGCAGTTATTAAATAAAAAAAACAAATTATGTCTCCCTCAATTATTTGATTTATATAAAAATAAAATCTACATTTTTATATAACTATTTTACTATAAAAAGTATAAATACATGAATTTCAACCTATTCATAAATGCCTGTACTCCCAACATATAAACCCAGCAAAATCCCGCTAACGATACCACTTCGATTTGCCAAAGACCCGCTTTCATTTATCAGAAGTGGTTTTTCAGCCTGTGGTGATACCTTTCGGTTGCAGCTGTTTAGAGACATCATTTTTTCGCGTGACCCCGCTTTCTTTCGGCACGTTCTTCAGCAAAACCACCGTGGTTATGCCAAAGGGAAAGCATTTACGGAACTAAGCAAAGTACTCGGAAAAGGGTTGCTAACCAGTGAAGGAGACTTTTGGCTGCGGCAACGGCGTCTGATTCAACCCGTTTTTCACCGTGAACGCATGCTGGGGTTGTATCAAATCATGGCAGAATTAACCGCTCAGTTTGTCAAAGATTTTGAAGCGAACCGAAACCAATCAGCCATCGACCTCGACGAAAAAATGATGGCCATCACTGCTGACATTGCGCTCAGAACCTTGTTTACCACCATTACCAACGAAGATAAAGCAACGATTTATCAGCAAATCAACCGTACCCAAGAATTTATCATTGCCAATATTCGGAAGCCTTTTCTCAAGCCTTGGATGGCCATTAACGGCGCTAATCGTCGTTTTCGGGCTGATTTGAGCTATTTTAATCGCCTCATTTTTGATATAATTGAACAACGCCGTGCTTCGAGTCAGCCGCAAGATGACCTTTTACAAATGCTCCTCGACTGTACCGACGAAGAAACGGGTCAGCAAATGAACGACCAGCAAGTTCGGGATGAAGCAATTACGATGTTTGCCGCAGGGCATGAGACTTCCGCCAACGGCCTCAATTGGTTGTTGTTGGAGCTATCGAAACATCCAGAGGTGGTTCAAAAAATCCGTGAAGAATGTTCAATTTTTGACACTGTTCCGACTTGGGAACAACTTTTGCAACTCACTTATACTCGTCAGGTGGTGGAAGAAGGTTTGCGGTTATTCCCACCCGCTTGGGCTGTTGCTCGCGAAGCCATCGCTGATGATGTAATTGAGGGTTTTGAAATTCGGAAAGGTACCATTGTATTTTTACCCATGTATGAGCTTCACCGTAACCCCGAATTTTGGCACCAACCACTTTCCTTTGACCCCTCTCATTTCGCCCCTGAAAACGTCAAAAATCGCCCCAAATTTGCGTATTTACCCTTTGGCGCGGGGCCACGCATCTGTATTGGTCAGCAATTTGCCCTCATCGAAATGCAACTGATTTTAGCATCCTTACTCAAACGATTCACGTTCATACCCGACGACACCCACAACCCCAAAATGTTTCCATTGATTACGCTCAAGCCCATGAATGGAATCAAAGTTTGGGTAAAATAAATCATAACTCCATTTCAAACAATTCCGCCAAATGCCCTTTCAATTTCTCGGATACTTCACTCATAACCAATTCTCTACCAATCTCTTGCTGCAATGAGGTGACGGCTTTGTCGCTAATACCACAGGGAATGATGTTCCCAAAAAAGTTCAAATCCGTATTGACGTTAAAGGCAAATCCGTGCATGGTTACCCAACGACTGCACTTGACGCCCATCGCACAGATTTTACGGGGATTTTGCCCCTCTTCATGTCCTAGCCAAACTCCCGTCAGGCCGTCAATTCGTCCTGCCGAAAGTCCATAATCGGCGCAAGTCATAATGATGGCTTCTTCCAATAGGCGCATGTATTTGTGAATATCGGTAAAGAAATTTTCCAGGTCCAAAATAGGATACCCAACCAATTGCCCAGGCCCGTGATACGTGATGTCTCCTCCCCTGTTTATTTTATAAAATTGCGCTCCCGCTGCGTTCAGCTGTTCGTCGTTCATCAATAAATTTTCTTGATGACCACTTTTACCGAGGGTGTATACGTGGGGGTGCTGGCAAAACAACAAATGATTGGGCGTAAGCTGTTGTTCTTCAACGGAAAGTTTTCGGTTTT contains:
- a CDS encoding cytochrome P450; the protein is MPVLPTYKPSKIPLTIPLRFAKDPLSFIRSGFSACGDTFRLQLFRDIIFSRDPAFFRHVLQQNHRGYAKGKAFTELSKVLGKGLLTSEGDFWLRQRRLIQPVFHRERMLGLYQIMAELTAQFVKDFEANRNQSAIDLDEKMMAITADIALRTLFTTITNEDKATIYQQINRTQEFIIANIRKPFLKPWMAINGANRRFRADLSYFNRLIFDIIEQRRASSQPQDDLLQMLLDCTDEETGQQMNDQQVRDEAITMFAAGHETSANGLNWLLLELSKHPEVVQKIREECSIFDTVPTWEQLLQLTYTRQVVEEGLRLFPPAWAVAREAIADDVIEGFEIRKGTIVFLPMYELHRNPEFWHQPLSFDPSHFAPENVKNRPKFAYLPFGAGPRICIGQQFALIEMQLILASLLKRFTFIPDDTHNPKMFPLITLKPMNGIKVWVK
- the lipB gene encoding lipoyl(octanoyl) transferase LipB, whose product is MNTVQNKKVRFEDLGTIDYQTAWDYQEKLLAETVAIKTQNRKLSVEEQQLTPNHLLFCQHPHVYTLGKSGHQENLLMNDEQLNAAGAQFYKINRGGDITYHGPGQLVGYPILDLENFFTDIHKYMRLLEEAIIMTCADYGLSAGRIDGLTGVWLGHEEGQNPRKICAMGVKCSRWVTMHGFAFNVNTDLNFFGNIIPCGISDKAVTSLQQEIGRELVMSEVSEKLKGHLAELFEMEL
- a CDS encoding SDR family oxidoreductase, which produces MKKTILITGASSGIGKATVQYFAQQGWNVAATMRSPQKETELTKLPNVRLYALDVTNTASIQQALKGAIADFGGIDVIVNNAGYGAVGIFEKSTPEQVQKQFDTNVFGVMNVVREILPYFRKKRAGTIINVTSMGGRITFPIYSVYHGTKWAIEGWAEALQYELRPFNIRVKNVEPGAIKTEFLETSMVLFDQKGFDEYDTYEKVTFKNGADAYVNAPGPETVAKTIFKAANDSSYKLRYPSSNQSSMLLFLRWLLPTSAFNGIVRVIVEKGFK
- a CDS encoding metallophosphoesterase produces the protein MKRRNILKSGMALLSVSRLKVPNIASEQNRGSFALDGNVVRFYHSAIKERFNITMLADTHLFKDDERGVPFQQFSGRMAKAYNQTIHFQTGTPTNPEESFRKTLEIAKQDQSKLVALIGDIFSFPSEAAVEWVASQLKEAQLPHLYVTGNHDWHYEGMEGSSHSLRDIWIQKRLRPMYQNNHPLMSTREINGIRFLALDNSTYQITPEQLAFFRKEVVTQQPIVLMVHIPLYAPERSLGFGCGHPKWNAQNDKNYQLERRERWPETGHSQTTLQFHKEVFSCPNLLGILAGHTHKPTLDIVNGIPQVITPPNAAGGYLKVELVPMS
- a CDS encoding 1-acyl-sn-glycerol-3-phosphate acyltransferase; the encoded protein is MLLYTFLKCILKVALRIFFRRFQVDGLDKLHRAKGPLILAVNHPNTFMDPLIIATLVRQRVAFIANGSIFNRFTTPIFRYFHVIPVYRKKDTATSTLSPAELNKRTFQRCYDYLETKGTILIFPEGTSEIERRLREIKTGTARIALGAEAEHGFNLGVQILPIGLNYSDPTHFRSEVFVNVGEPIHVRDFKESYRPDSFEAVETLTDLIQQRLTETVIITEDAEEDSLVLQVEKLYKNQLFDELQLNQKVKKDEFGLIKQLITAVRFFETQHPDRLKSLQVRMTNYLESLQKLHLSDRIFTQTKRLYNHLSSTLLTLLLGLPLYLIGLITNYIPYILPSKIARLISSDISYRAPIMMTVGILLFPIFYSFEAFIVHSLFQQRWVTLVFVVSLPLLGYFVLWYWDRLTRLTHLWQALRLFRQKPSLMESLTSERAKIFKALEEAKTLYLTTIKR